The following coding sequences are from one Methanosarcina sp. WWM596 window:
- a CDS encoding DUF1269 domain-containing protein → MATLTVLKFETAQGAENVLEVIEGLSKKQMINLYDAAIVTWPEGKKKPKTKHLTDLTGAGTLSGAFWGMLFGLLFFVPIFGMVVGATLGALTGSMTHMGIDEDFIKSVRSKVTEGTSALFLMTSGAVEDRVIEAMKQFKFEIIATNLSKEEEDKLREAFGEE, encoded by the coding sequence ATGGCAACTTTGACAGTTCTGAAGTTTGAAACCGCTCAGGGTGCAGAAAATGTACTTGAAGTGATCGAGGGTTTAAGCAAGAAACAAATGATTAACCTGTACGATGCAGCCATAGTCACCTGGCCTGAGGGAAAAAAGAAGCCAAAAACAAAGCATTTGACTGATTTAACCGGTGCAGGTACGTTGAGCGGTGCTTTTTGGGGAATGCTATTTGGCCTGCTCTTCTTTGTTCCTATATTTGGCATGGTTGTTGGAGCCACGTTGGGCGCACTGACCGGTTCCATGACCCATATGGGTATTGATGAAGATTTCATAAAGTCGGTCCGCAGCAAAGTAACCGAAGGTACATCAGCCCTCTTTTTGATGACAAGTGGTGCCGTGGAGGATAGGGTAATCGAAGCCATGAAACAGTTCAAGTTTGAAATCATTGCTACCAACCTGTCCAAAGAAGAAGAAGACAAGCTTCGGGAAGCCTTTGGCGAAGAATAA
- a CDS encoding DEAD/DEAH box helicase codes for MIKISFKQGTILIKGNVRVPNSIWDERSGSFRAPAMYYREIINYMRESRIDFEDSVLDFLPCPDLAAAYEASGKKLELRDYQAEALVSWGENDKWGVLVLPTGSGKTLVGIRAIAGCNTPALVVVPTLDLLEQWKKQLEEAFSMEIGKLGGGEKKILPITVSTYDSAYIHAEILGNRFGLLIFDEVHHLPAVGYRSIAEFFAAPCRLGLTATYEREDGLHTELNRLAGGKVYEKKVSELAGGHLAPYTIKRTSVTLTAGEQREYDRNYSVFLNYLKKTGLIMRGPQDFRKLVMKSGRDPEARKALLARNAARDLAFNSDSKIEKLREILEEHREDRVFIFTEHNRLVHRISNTFFIPAITYRTPSKERNSILEKFRIGSYRAVVTSKVLDEGIDVPEANVGVIVSGTGSKRAYVQRLGRILRKKEGKKAVLYEIIASETSETGTAQRRKEALDNAGSQLKSQSKSQSKSQSKSRSKIQSKDQSKSRGGE; via the coding sequence ATGATCAAAATCAGCTTCAAGCAGGGAACTATTCTCATAAAGGGAAATGTAAGGGTCCCGAACTCCATATGGGATGAAAGGAGTGGAAGCTTCAGGGCTCCTGCAATGTATTACAGGGAAATTATCAACTACATGAGAGAGTCCAGAATTGATTTTGAAGATAGCGTCCTTGACTTCCTTCCCTGTCCTGATCTTGCAGCAGCTTATGAGGCATCGGGAAAGAAGTTGGAGTTGAGGGACTATCAGGCTGAAGCTCTTGTTTCCTGGGGTGAGAATGATAAATGGGGAGTTCTGGTCCTGCCTACAGGAAGTGGAAAGACCCTTGTTGGAATCAGGGCAATTGCCGGATGCAATACCCCTGCCCTTGTAGTTGTCCCGACCCTTGACCTGCTTGAACAATGGAAAAAGCAGCTTGAAGAAGCCTTTTCCATGGAAATCGGAAAGCTTGGGGGAGGTGAGAAGAAAATCCTTCCCATAACCGTTTCCACATATGACTCTGCCTATATTCATGCCGAAATCCTGGGTAACAGGTTCGGACTCCTTATTTTTGACGAAGTTCACCATCTACCTGCAGTAGGGTACAGGAGCATTGCCGAATTTTTCGCAGCCCCATGCAGGCTCGGGCTGACTGCCACATACGAAAGGGAAGACGGGCTGCATACGGAACTCAACCGGCTTGCAGGGGGAAAAGTCTACGAGAAAAAGGTCTCGGAACTTGCAGGAGGGCACCTTGCCCCTTATACGATAAAACGGACTTCTGTGACGCTCACTGCTGGGGAGCAGAGAGAATACGACCGGAATTATTCTGTATTCCTTAACTATCTCAAAAAAACCGGGTTGATAATGAGAGGACCGCAGGACTTCCGGAAATTGGTCATGAAAAGCGGCAGAGACCCTGAAGCCAGAAAAGCTCTCCTCGCAAGAAATGCAGCAAGAGACCTTGCCTTCAACAGTGATTCAAAAATTGAAAAACTGAGGGAGATCCTGGAGGAGCACAGAGAGGACAGGGTGTTTATCTTCACGGAACATAACCGGCTTGTGCACCGGATTTCAAATACCTTCTTTATCCCTGCTATCACCTACAGGACCCCTTCAAAAGAAAGGAACTCCATTCTCGAAAAGTTCAGGATAGGCAGCTACAGGGCTGTGGTCACCTCAAAAGTGCTCGATGAGGGAATCGACGTCCCCGAGGCAAACGTAGGGGTCATCGTAAGTGGGACCGGGAGCAAGCGGGCATATGTCCAGCGTCTTGGCAGGATCCTCAGGAAAAAAGAAGGAAAAAAAGCTGTGCTCTACGAAATCATAGCCTCGGAAACCTCGGAGACCGGAACTGCACAAAGGAGAAAAGAAGCCCTGGACAATGCAGGAAGCCAGTTAAAGAGCCAGTCAAAGAGCCAGTCAAAGAGCCAGTCAAAGAGCCGGTCAAAGATTCAATCAAAAGATCAGTCAAAGTCCAGGGGAGGTGAATGA
- a CDS encoding DUF790 family protein: MNDLLTSDLLVTRITHGKIKPAYASFNTENLELAGLLIETFEQHVGKTYGDLLAELEGYEEMNYRFIRGLSQLLGRRAVVETSSAVDPSKAREAVFEACAGMALSPAERKEALQKAAKNLSISVHELEKSLWADLEENQILKEFNPLSPAELLRQYNISLTQTLLFRAVDLDIWIAGDFQKILWKILRSGLMYSLEDTEEKSGEKEETERLKSVHLHLDGPASLFRMSERYGNSFAKLFPTLLKSKGWSLKAGILYKSYQGKRILDFALDSSEEAFRLMPEAVGYPERVPERVSHDLQFAEGQEGYGTGIENENRLKGEKAGFQEAGTQEAGTQEAGTQEAGTQEAGTQEARTQEAETDTESEAYDSTYEQQFASLSLGGWKAKREPTILKAGRYAFVPDFSLQRDGMKVYVEVVGFWTPEYLKKKTEKLKEVKEPVILLINRKLKCSEKDFPAQDVIFFDRKIPANEVTQVLRKYERRRLEKDLSKLQETELPLSGELISLEEIATEKEVVLDALKKEIAGRLTKSGETEESGESEESEEFGEFENYRNYVLLENYVLHRQFLERIDLELEKPGIAETYADAVKVFEGFGLDSSLYYPVLEHLGYKVSWTGLSEENAKVKKMRFA; encoded by the coding sequence GTGAATGACCTGCTAACATCCGATCTCCTTGTAACCCGCATCACCCACGGAAAAATCAAACCCGCATACGCTTCTTTTAATACCGAAAACCTTGAGCTTGCAGGGCTCCTTATTGAAACCTTCGAGCAGCATGTAGGAAAAACCTACGGCGACCTCCTGGCAGAACTTGAAGGATATGAAGAGATGAATTACCGCTTTATCCGGGGGCTTTCCCAGCTCCTTGGCAGGCGGGCTGTGGTTGAAACATCTTCAGCTGTTGACCCTTCTAAAGCCAGAGAAGCGGTTTTTGAAGCCTGTGCCGGAATGGCGCTTTCTCCTGCCGAAAGAAAAGAGGCGCTTCAAAAAGCGGCAAAAAATCTCTCCATTTCAGTCCATGAACTCGAAAAATCTCTCTGGGCTGACCTTGAGGAAAACCAGATCCTTAAAGAATTCAATCCTCTTTCTCCTGCAGAACTCCTCAGGCAATATAATATCTCCCTGACCCAGACCCTCCTTTTCCGCGCTGTTGACCTGGATATCTGGATAGCAGGCGATTTTCAGAAAATCCTCTGGAAGATTCTCAGATCCGGGCTTATGTATTCCCTGGAAGACACTGAAGAGAAATCAGGCGAAAAAGAAGAAACTGAAAGGTTGAAAAGCGTTCACCTCCACCTTGATGGGCCTGCATCCCTTTTCAGGATGTCGGAACGATATGGTAACTCTTTTGCAAAACTTTTCCCTACCCTTCTGAAATCAAAGGGCTGGAGCCTGAAGGCAGGAATTCTCTATAAAAGTTACCAGGGGAAACGCATCCTTGATTTTGCCCTTGACAGCTCGGAAGAGGCTTTCAGGCTCATGCCGGAAGCAGTCGGATATCCTGAAAGAGTACCAGAAAGAGTTTCTCATGACTTGCAGTTTGCGGAAGGACAGGAAGGATACGGAACAGGAATCGAGAATGAGAACAGGCTTAAGGGAGAAAAAGCCGGATTTCAGGAGGCTGGAACTCAGGAAGCTGGAACTCAGGAAGCTGGAACCCAGGAAGCTGGAACTCAGGAAGCTGGAACCCAAGAAGCTAGAACTCAGGAAGCAGAAACAGATACTGAAAGTGAAGCCTATGACAGCACTTATGAACAGCAGTTTGCCAGCTTAAGTTTAGGGGGTTGGAAAGCAAAAAGGGAACCAACGATTCTGAAAGCAGGCAGGTACGCATTTGTTCCGGATTTTTCCCTTCAGAGAGACGGGATGAAAGTGTATGTCGAGGTTGTCGGTTTCTGGACACCTGAATATCTTAAAAAGAAGACCGAGAAACTGAAGGAAGTAAAGGAACCCGTTATTCTCCTGATTAACAGGAAACTCAAGTGCTCAGAAAAAGACTTTCCTGCACAGGACGTGATTTTCTTTGACAGGAAGATTCCGGCAAATGAAGTAACGCAGGTGCTTAGAAAATATGAGAGAAGAAGGCTTGAAAAAGACCTGTCAAAACTACAGGAAACGGAGCTTCCTCTTTCCGGGGAACTGATCAGCCTTGAAGAAATCGCAACTGAGAAGGAAGTAGTGCTTGATGCTTTAAAAAAAGAAATTGCAGGCAGGCTTACAAAATCAGGGGAAACCGAAGAATCCGGAGAATCTGAAGAATCTGAAGAATTCGGAGAATTCGAGAACTACAGAAACTATGTGCTCCTTGAGAATTATGTGCTCCACAGGCAGTTCCTTGAGAGGATCGACCTTGAACTTGAAAAACCAGGAATTGCAGAGACATATGCAGATGCAGTAAAGGTGTTTGAAGGCTTTGGGCTTGACAGCAGCCTCTATTACCCTGTACTCGAACACCTTGGGTATAAGGTTAGCTGGACCGGGCTCAGTGAAGAGAACGCAAAGGTTAAAAAAATGCGCTTTGCCTAA
- a CDS encoding arylsulfatase, which produces MSLNEYKLGTSFPGVIGRTFDKSEPAWPEPVRAKEGAPNILFIVLDDTGFGQLGCYGSPIQTPNLDSLAAGGLAYNNMHTTALCSPSRSCIITGRNHHSNNMACITEGSTGYPGYSGDIPFENGFLSEILLQHGYSTYAIGKWHLTPAEQTSSAGPYDRWPLGRGFERFYGFLGGDTNQYYPELIYDNHSVAPPKTPEEGYTLNEDIVDRAVQFIADSKQIAPNKPFFMYFCPGAMHAPHHVPKEWVDKYKGKFDDGWDVYREKTLARQKELGISPKDTELSRHDPDVKPWDQCSPEEKKVYSRMMEVFAGFLEHTDYHIGRLLQFLKDIGEFENTLIMVISDNGASSEGGPTGSTNEMRFFNNVSESVEENLAALDKLGGPETFNHYAWGWTFAGNTPFRRWKRETYRGGVSDPFIVHWPKGIKARGEIRTQYAHIIDMVPTVLDCLGIEPPTAIKGVTQSPIEGVSFAHTLDNASAPTRHRTQYFEMMGHRSLYHEGWRAVCPWPGPSFTESGKFFGAPITADVLTELDAKGWELYHVEKDWAENYNVAADNRSILIAMISAWYAEAGKYNVLPIDSRGVMRFADERPQITADRTNYVYYPGTQPIPANAAVRVLNRPHSIIADVEIPAGGAEGVLLSQGDIEAGYIFYVKDGKLHWVHNYVTKAFYHVESVENVPEGRHQLGFEFKVTGKPDPAKGKGAPGIAQLYIDGKLVGQIEVPVTTPLSWGITGLSCGAAHGAPVVPEYQPPFEFTGKLYRVAVDVSGELIEDKEAEVRMVMARQ; this is translated from the coding sequence ATGTCATTAAATGAATACAAACTAGGAACATCGTTCCCAGGAGTGATCGGGCGCACTTTTGACAAGTCTGAACCAGCCTGGCCAGAACCGGTGCGCGCCAAAGAAGGCGCTCCCAATATACTTTTCATTGTACTTGACGACACAGGATTTGGACAACTCGGGTGTTATGGCAGCCCTATACAAACACCTAACCTGGATAGCCTGGCTGCGGGAGGACTTGCTTACAACAACATGCATACAACTGCACTGTGTTCTCCTAGCCGCTCATGTATAATTACCGGCCGAAATCACCATTCGAACAATATGGCCTGCATCACTGAAGGCTCAACCGGTTATCCGGGTTATAGCGGTGATATACCTTTTGAGAACGGCTTTCTTTCAGAGATACTTCTGCAGCATGGTTACAGCACATATGCAATCGGCAAATGGCACCTGACACCTGCAGAACAGACATCATCAGCCGGACCGTATGACCGCTGGCCTCTGGGACGGGGCTTTGAGCGTTTCTATGGCTTTTTAGGAGGCGACACAAACCAGTATTACCCTGAGCTGATCTATGACAATCATTCAGTAGCTCCTCCAAAAACTCCCGAGGAAGGCTACACCTTGAATGAGGATATAGTAGACAGAGCCGTCCAGTTCATTGCCGACTCCAAGCAGATAGCACCCAACAAGCCCTTTTTCATGTACTTCTGCCCAGGAGCCATGCATGCACCTCATCATGTTCCTAAAGAATGGGTAGACAAATACAAAGGCAAATTCGATGACGGTTGGGACGTTTACCGGGAGAAAACATTAGCCCGACAGAAAGAACTGGGCATTTCCCCAAAAGACACCGAGCTATCTCGCCATGATCCGGATGTCAAGCCCTGGGACCAGTGCTCTCCAGAGGAGAAAAAAGTATATTCCCGTATGATGGAGGTCTTTGCCGGGTTCCTGGAGCATACCGACTACCACATTGGCAGGTTGTTACAGTTCCTCAAAGATATTGGTGAATTTGAAAACACGTTGATTATGGTGATTTCCGATAACGGAGCAAGCTCAGAAGGCGGGCCTACGGGATCGACTAACGAGATGAGGTTTTTCAATAATGTGTCTGAATCTGTGGAGGAAAATCTCGCAGCTCTGGATAAACTCGGGGGTCCTGAGACTTTCAACCATTATGCCTGGGGCTGGACCTTTGCTGGAAACACACCCTTCCGCCGCTGGAAACGTGAAACCTACCGTGGCGGTGTCAGCGACCCATTTATAGTCCACTGGCCCAAAGGAATAAAAGCCAGAGGCGAAATCAGAACTCAGTATGCCCACATTATCGATATGGTTCCTACGGTTCTGGACTGCCTTGGAATTGAACCTCCGACTGCTATCAAAGGTGTAACCCAATCACCTATTGAAGGCGTAAGCTTTGCACATACTCTGGACAATGCCAGTGCACCTACCAGGCACCGCACCCAGTATTTCGAGATGATGGGGCACCGCTCCCTGTATCACGAAGGCTGGCGTGCCGTATGTCCGTGGCCTGGTCCTTCGTTCACAGAATCAGGAAAATTCTTCGGGGCACCGATCACGGCAGATGTGTTGACCGAGCTGGATGCAAAAGGCTGGGAGCTTTATCACGTAGAGAAGGATTGGGCAGAGAACTATAATGTGGCTGCAGATAATCGATCCATACTGATAGCGATGATTTCCGCCTGGTATGCAGAAGCCGGAAAATATAATGTGCTACCCATAGATTCTCGAGGAGTCATGCGCTTTGCCGATGAAAGGCCGCAGATTACAGCCGATCGGACTAACTACGTTTATTATCCTGGAACTCAGCCGATTCCTGCAAACGCAGCAGTCAGGGTTCTCAACCGCCCGCATAGTATCATAGCTGACGTCGAAATCCCTGCAGGAGGTGCGGAAGGGGTCTTGCTCTCTCAAGGTGATATTGAGGCTGGCTATATATTCTATGTAAAAGACGGAAAGCTGCACTGGGTACACAACTACGTGACCAAGGCCTTCTATCATGTAGAGTCCGTTGAGAATGTTCCAGAAGGTCGACATCAACTCGGTTTCGAGTTCAAGGTGACAGGTAAGCCAGATCCTGCTAAAGGCAAAGGTGCACCGGGAATAGCTCAACTCTATATAGATGGAAAGCTGGTCGGCCAAATTGAGGTACCTGTGACGACTCCGCTTTCATGGGGGATAACCGGGTTAAGCTGCGGCGCAGCTCATGGAGCGCCAGTTGTGCCTGAATACCAGCCGCCTTTTGAGTTTACCGGCAAGTTATATCGCGTGGCCGTGGATGTAAGCGGGGAGCTGATCGAGGATAAGGAAGCTGAAGTGCGTATGGTCATGGCACGGCAGTAA
- a CDS encoding arylsulfatase: protein MSLKEYKPGTSFPGVIGRTVSESSSAWPEPTRARADAPNVIFFVLDDVGYGQMSAFGGLVNTPNIERLAKNGLRYTNMHTTALCSPTRSCILTGRNHHSNGVAAIMETATGFPGYDGRMPFENGMLPEMLLAHGYNTFCTGKWHLSPAEESTPAGPFHRWPLGRGFERFYGFLGGETNQWFPDLTYDNHSVPQPGSLEEGYHLDKDLADHAIQFILDAHVNAPEKPFFLYHAPGCAHAPHQVSKEWSDKYKGKFDMGWDKYREIVFARQKELGIFPPDAELSPHDPDVPEWDSLSDEQKMLYSRFMEVFAGFLEHCDYQLGRILKALEDIGELDNTLIMLIPDNGASSEGGVNGAFNEMSSFNYYYEKLEEILPRMEELGGPMSYNHYPWGWSWAGNTPFRRWKKEVYRGGSTDNLIVSWPRGIKARGENRFQYAHAIDMLPTVLDALGIEPPESIRGVTQSPIEGVSFAHTFDDAEAPTNHYTQYFEMFACRAIDHDGWRAVCGFPGPSYTEGAEKGHKFGDEITPEILDELDASGWELYHIAKDPAECHNLADRYPAKLKEMIARWYVEAGKYQVLPLDGTVMQRLVAERPRLSKTQNHYTFYPNLSVVPIGNTPMLFNRPHSITAEVEIPTGGAEGVLLAQGGIAGGFVFYLKGGKLHYIHNYLGLEELKVSSTVDVPDGAVTLRYEFEPTGKPDLRNGRGAPGRGQLYIDGKLVGNTEFPTTVPITFGIEGLSCGYDFGEVVSHEYHAPFTFTGKIHQVTVDLSGELIEDEEAEVQILMARQ from the coding sequence ATGTCATTAAAAGAATACAAACCAGGAACATCGTTCCCTGGCGTGATTGGCCGGACAGTATCCGAATCCTCCTCAGCCTGGCCCGAACCTACGCGCGCCAGAGCCGATGCTCCCAACGTTATCTTCTTTGTGTTGGACGACGTGGGCTACGGCCAGATGTCGGCCTTTGGCGGGCTGGTAAACACACCCAATATAGAACGACTGGCCAAAAACGGCCTGCGTTACACCAATATGCACACCACGGCACTGTGCTCACCCACGCGCTCGTGCATCCTGACCGGCAGAAACCATCACTCCAACGGCGTGGCCGCTATTATGGAGACAGCCACCGGTTTTCCAGGTTATGACGGGCGTATGCCCTTTGAAAACGGCATGCTGCCAGAAATGCTACTGGCACACGGTTACAATACCTTCTGCACCGGCAAGTGGCACCTTTCACCTGCCGAGGAAAGCACCCCTGCAGGCCCCTTCCACCGCTGGCCGCTGGGCCGGGGCTTTGAACGTTTTTACGGTTTCCTTGGCGGCGAGACCAACCAGTGGTTCCCTGATTTAACTTACGATAACCACTCGGTACCCCAGCCCGGGTCCCTGGAGGAAGGCTACCATCTGGATAAAGACCTGGCCGACCATGCCATCCAGTTTATTCTGGATGCCCACGTTAACGCGCCGGAAAAGCCCTTTTTTCTCTACCATGCCCCCGGCTGTGCCCACGCACCTCATCAGGTGAGCAAGGAGTGGAGCGATAAGTATAAAGGTAAATTTGATATGGGCTGGGATAAATACCGCGAGATCGTTTTCGCCCGCCAGAAAGAGCTTGGCATATTTCCTCCCGACGCAGAACTATCACCCCACGACCCCGACGTACCCGAATGGGACAGCCTGAGTGATGAGCAAAAGATGCTCTATTCCCGCTTTATGGAAGTCTTTGCCGGGTTCCTGGAGCATTGCGACTATCAATTAGGGCGTATCCTGAAGGCACTGGAAGATATCGGCGAACTGGACAACACCTTAATTATGCTCATTCCCGATAACGGAGCCAGCTCTGAGGGTGGGGTCAATGGTGCTTTCAATGAAATGAGCAGTTTTAATTACTATTATGAAAAACTAGAAGAGATCCTGCCAAGGATGGAGGAATTAGGCGGTCCCATGTCTTATAACCACTATCCATGGGGTTGGTCCTGGGCCGGCAATACTCCCTTCCGCCGCTGGAAAAAAGAGGTTTACAGGGGTGGAAGCACTGATAATTTAATTGTTTCCTGGCCCAGGGGAATCAAAGCCAGGGGGGAGAACCGCTTCCAGTATGCCCATGCCATAGATATGCTTCCTACTGTTCTGGACGCACTGGGTATTGAGCCGCCGGAGAGTATCCGGGGCGTGACCCAATCGCCCATCGAAGGGGTCAGTTTTGCCCACACCTTTGATGATGCCGAAGCGCCCACCAATCATTATACCCAGTACTTTGAAATGTTTGCCTGCCGGGCTATTGACCACGACGGTTGGCGAGCAGTGTGCGGTTTTCCTGGCCCTAGCTATACCGAGGGAGCCGAAAAGGGGCACAAATTCGGCGATGAAATCACGCCTGAAATTCTGGATGAACTGGATGCCAGCGGCTGGGAGTTATACCATATTGCAAAAGACCCTGCCGAATGTCATAACCTGGCCGACCGGTATCCGGCAAAACTGAAGGAAATGATTGCACGCTGGTATGTGGAAGCCGGCAAATACCAGGTCCTGCCGCTTGACGGCACCGTTATGCAACGGCTTGTCGCAGAAAGACCACGTCTCTCCAAAACTCAAAACCACTATACCTTCTACCCTAACCTGTCGGTGGTGCCAATTGGGAATACACCGATGCTGTTCAACCGGCCGCACAGCATCACTGCCGAGGTTGAAATTCCCACAGGCGGTGCAGAGGGAGTCCTGCTGGCACAGGGCGGAATCGCTGGAGGCTTTGTGTTTTACTTAAAGGGTGGGAAACTCCACTACATACACAACTACCTGGGGCTGGAAGAGCTGAAAGTTAGCTCCACAGTAGATGTTCCTGATGGAGCGGTCACACTACGCTACGAATTCGAACCTACCGGAAAGCCTGACCTACGTAACGGGCGTGGCGCTCCCGGACGCGGCCAGCTTTACATTGATGGTAAACTGGTCGGCAATACCGAGTTTCCGACAACTGTGCCAATTACGTTTGGCATAGAGGGATTGAGCTGTGGCTATGACTTCGGTGAAGTGGTATCCCACGAGTACCATGCCCCCTTTACCTTCACCGGTAAGATTCACCAGGTCACCGTAGACCTTTCCGGAGAATTAATAGAAGACGAAGAAGCCGAAGTGCAGATACTGATGGCCCGGCAATAA
- a CDS encoding DUF1269 domain-containing protein, with protein sequence MIIATLTVLKFDTASGAEHALEVIEDLSKKQLITLQDAAIVSWPMGKKKPKTKQLASMTGVGALSGAFWGMLFGLIFLVPIFGMIVGAAAGALSGSFADVGINDDFIKSIRSKVTEGTSALFLLTSGAVQDKVAEAARELKFELIASNLSKEEEEKMREMFAEEEAVPAH encoded by the coding sequence ATGATTATAGCAACTCTAACCGTTTTAAAATTTGACACTGCTAGCGGTGCAGAACATGCACTTGAAGTGATAGAGGATTTGAGCAAGAAGCAGCTGATCACCCTGCAGGACGCAGCAATCGTTTCCTGGCCTATGGGAAAAAAGAAGCCAAAAACGAAACAATTAGCCAGCATGACCGGGGTAGGTGCACTGAGCGGTGCATTCTGGGGCATGCTGTTCGGCCTTATTTTCCTGGTTCCGATTTTCGGGATGATAGTCGGAGCAGCTGCGGGTGCGCTGTCAGGCTCTTTTGCCGACGTGGGGATAAATGACGATTTCATCAAGTCGATACGCAGTAAAGTGACCGAAGGTACTTCTGCACTCTTTTTGCTTACCAGCGGTGCCGTGCAGGATAAGGTAGCAGAAGCTGCTAGGGAACTGAAGTTTGAACTTATTGCTTCCAACCTTTCCAAAGAAGAAGAAGAAAAGATGCGTGAGATGTTCGCCGAAGAAGAAGCAGTTCCTGCACACTGA
- a CDS encoding SMR family transporter, which produces MEWIFLFIAGLFETVWAIGLKYTEGFSGIAGLKLNSP; this is translated from the coding sequence ATGGAATGGATCTTTCTTTTCATCGCTGGTCTTTTTGAGACAGTCTGGGCAATCGGGCTGAAATATACGGAAGGTTTCTCAGGGATAGCGGGGCTCAAGCTGAATTCTCCATGA
- a CDS encoding mechanosensitive ion channel family protein, which translates to MVYIERTLSTSIVLLRLVIILLVMIGTIIISRSILKRWIWPIIKKKETKTADKIFLLLESILLSIIILQGTQAAVRLFSKYFSFYAELIDNFFFLLYWGIGTYIVLSLISIVSDWYLSRVPLKDREEIDYRAIRSLQYTSQLVFSFLAVIILLDRFGITTAVFHQSLTALGIGGIIIGLAAQNTLADIITGIAISIDRPFRAGDRILIEKLGTWGDVIEISWRSTRILTRDNREVAIPNSVIGKELITNYSIPDRIFRIETFVTVSYGPDIEYVRDLILESLAHEDWIMHDKPIQALLFDFTEFGVKFKVRCWIENFVETRVSEDRLNTAIYKALTNEGIVVPSLHNVIHFADRENESIFPRG; encoded by the coding sequence GTGGTCTATATTGAACGGACGCTGTCAACAAGCATAGTTCTCTTGAGGCTGGTCATTATTCTGTTAGTTATGATCGGGACCATAATAATCAGCCGCTCAATTTTGAAGCGCTGGATCTGGCCGATAATCAAAAAAAAAGAAACAAAAACTGCAGATAAGATTTTCCTCCTTTTAGAAAGTATCCTGTTGAGCATCATCATTCTGCAGGGTACACAAGCCGCAGTAAGGCTGTTCAGTAAATATTTCAGTTTCTATGCAGAACTTATAGATAATTTCTTTTTCCTTCTCTACTGGGGTATAGGAACGTACATTGTTCTTAGCTTGATTTCCATCGTTTCAGATTGGTACTTATCCAGGGTGCCCCTGAAGGATAGGGAAGAAATAGACTATAGAGCAATTCGTTCCTTACAATATACTTCTCAACTGGTTTTCAGTTTTCTTGCCGTAATCATACTTCTTGATCGGTTTGGGATCACAACAGCTGTGTTTCATCAATCACTTACTGCTCTCGGTATCGGAGGCATTATAATTGGCCTTGCAGCCCAGAATACGCTTGCTGACATCATTACCGGAATTGCAATATCCATAGATCGCCCCTTCAGGGCCGGAGACCGTATACTAATAGAAAAGCTCGGTACCTGGGGGGACGTGATAGAGATAAGCTGGCGGTCAACTCGTATTCTTACCAGGGATAACCGTGAGGTGGCAATTCCCAATTCTGTAATCGGAAAGGAACTCATCACGAATTATTCCATACCCGACAGGATATTTCGTATTGAGACCTTTGTCACTGTATCCTACGGCCCTGATATCGAATATGTGCGAGATCTGATTCTTGAGTCTCTGGCGCACGAAGACTGGATCATGCATGATAAACCAATACAGGCACTCTTATTCGATTTTACAGAATTCGGGGTGAAGTTCAAAGTCAGATGCTGGATAGAAAACTTCGTAGAAACCAGAGTTTCGGAGGACCGGCTCAACACGGCAATTTACAAAGCCCTGACAAATGAAGGTATCGTGGTACCGTCTTTACATAATGTAATTCATTTTGCTGACCGGGAAAATGAGTCAATATTTCCCAGAGGATAA